A stretch of Kyrpidia spormannii DNA encodes these proteins:
- a CDS encoding ABC transporter ATP-binding protein codes for MSVAIQTDRLTKLYGPGSGCRGITLSVKSGQIFGFLGPNGAGKSTFVKMLVGLIRPDAGRAEILGLPLGHREIRRQIGYLPELFRYQDWLTAEEVLRFHAQLGGLGGERREKRIRRVLNDVGLAGRTKERVRHFSKGMQQRLGWACALLLDPPLLFLDEPSSALDPMGRHDMRQLLLRLRQEGKTIFLNTHLLEDVESVCDEVAFLVNGRIRAQGTVEALLHPELRWEFEVGGWEPGILEGFTDPAGISIQVVEADDRGFARLQAVVTDREQAGWINALLVEQGITVYASGPVQTHLEQWFLALAEGEGGETRGSRDVADLARDPA; via the coding sequence ATGAGTGTGGCGATCCAGACCGATCGGCTGACAAAACTCTACGGGCCCGGATCCGGGTGCCGGGGGATCACCCTGTCGGTAAAGTCCGGCCAGATCTTCGGTTTCCTCGGCCCGAACGGGGCGGGTAAGAGCACTTTTGTGAAGATGCTCGTGGGCCTCATCCGGCCGGATGCGGGGCGGGCGGAGATTCTCGGCCTGCCCCTCGGCCACCGGGAGATCCGGCGCCAGATCGGTTATCTGCCGGAGTTATTCCGGTACCAGGATTGGCTGACGGCGGAGGAGGTCCTGCGCTTTCACGCCCAACTCGGGGGACTGGGTGGTGAAAGGCGTGAGAAGCGAATCCGCCGGGTGCTCAACGACGTGGGGTTGGCGGGGAGGACAAAGGAACGGGTGCGCCATTTTTCCAAGGGAATGCAGCAACGCCTGGGATGGGCCTGCGCCCTTCTCCTCGATCCGCCGCTCCTGTTTCTTGACGAGCCCTCCTCGGCCTTGGACCCCATGGGCCGCCACGACATGCGCCAGTTGTTGCTGCGGCTGCGGCAGGAGGGAAAGACTATTTTCCTAAACACCCATTTATTAGAAGATGTGGAGTCGGTGTGCGACGAGGTGGCTTTTCTCGTGAACGGGCGGATCCGAGCCCAAGGGACCGTGGAAGCGCTGTTGCACCCCGAACTCAGGTGGGAGTTTGAAGTGGGAGGGTGGGAACCGGGAATCCTTGAGGGATTCACCGATCCCGCGGGGATTTCTATCCAGGTGGTGGAGGCGGATGACCGTGGCTTTGCCCGCCTTCAGGCCGTTGTGACAGATCGGGAGCAGGCGGGGTGGATCAACGCCCTGCTGGTGGAGCAGGGGATCACTGTATATGCGTCGGGCCCCGTGCAGACCCACCTGGAGCAGTGGTTTCTCGCCTTGGCGGAAGGAGAG